The DNA region GTACGGCGTGAAAGACCGGAATGCCTACTGGAAAAAACTCGGCGAGAAAACACACAAGCGCCTGAAGGTGAAAGCGCGTTACAGCGAAAAGATCAATTACGGACAGTATTAACATCGATGAATATCCCGCACTTCGATCTTGGCGGAGACGGCGCGCCGCTGCACTTTCTGCACGCCAACGGCTATCCGCCCGAATGTTACCAGCCGCTGTTCGCACATTTACACAACCGACATCGTGTCTTTGGGATGAAACTCCGCCCGTTGTGGGAAGGTCAGAACAAGGATGATTTTCAAGACTGGCATCCCTACTCGGATGATCTGCTGCGCTTCTTGTCGGACCGTGGAACTGATCCCGTTATCGGAGTTGGTCATTCCATCGGCGGGATCGTCACCCTGCGCGCGGCATTGCGTAACCCGGATAAATTCCGCGCCCTAATCCTGCTCGACCCGGTCTTCTTTGTCCCGCCGTTTTTGGTCGGCTGGAATTTCATCCGCGCCATCGGGCTGGGCGAAAAGACGCATCCGCTCATCCCCGCCGCCAGGAAGAGACGCCGCGAATTTGATAATCTTGATGTTTTGTTCCGCAGTTATCGAAGCAAGCCGATCTTTCGATACTTGAACGATGACAGTTTGAAAGCGTACATTGCAGGCA from Anaerolineales bacterium includes:
- a CDS encoding alpha/beta hydrolase — protein: MNIPHFDLGGDGAPLHFLHANGYPPECYQPLFAHLHNRHRVFGMKLRPLWEGQNKDDFQDWHPYSDDLLRFLSDRGTDPVIGVGHSIGGIVTLRAALRNPDKFRALILLDPVFFVPPFLVGWNFIRAIGLGEKTHPLIPAARKRRREFDNLDVLFRSYRSKPIFRYLNDDSLKAYIAGITKPKADGGYELAYTPEWETHIYLTGLRDFDLWRGLPNLDVPTLIIRGAETDTFLPNAERLVKKKNPHIRVHTMQNATHILPLEYPREVAEIIDKFLTEDSGR